The Corallococcus soli genome includes a window with the following:
- a CDS encoding RNA polymerase sigma factor gives MEWDDDTLRRFREGTPDVLADVYRAHAEPLARLLKAAAWRGAFTRLKNAMELENTLLETFARAFEPRTRAAYNGTRPYAHFLMGIARNVLLEQSREREWVGRDAPFEGLTEASEEDGGLAEVLEDREVETLLAVFKDGLSREEHRLFELRFGEGVAQEDAATALGLTRIQVRRREFGLKSRLLGFLQSKGYLEDLETQGWSFFRRRGAR, from the coding sequence ATGGAGTGGGATGACGACACGCTGCGCCGTTTTCGCGAAGGCACCCCGGACGTGCTGGCGGACGTGTATCGCGCGCACGCCGAACCGCTCGCCCGCCTGCTCAAGGCCGCCGCATGGCGGGGGGCCTTCACCCGCTTGAAGAACGCGATGGAACTGGAGAACACCTTGCTGGAGACCTTCGCCCGCGCCTTCGAGCCCCGGACGCGCGCGGCCTACAACGGCACGCGCCCCTATGCCCACTTCCTGATGGGCATCGCGCGCAATGTCCTCCTGGAACAGTCGCGCGAGCGCGAGTGGGTGGGCCGGGACGCGCCCTTCGAGGGGCTCACCGAGGCGTCGGAGGAGGACGGCGGGCTGGCGGAGGTGCTGGAGGACCGCGAGGTGGAGACGCTGCTCGCGGTGTTCAAGGATGGACTGTCGCGTGAGGAACACCGGCTGTTCGAGCTGCGCTTTGGCGAAGGCGTGGCCCAGGAAGACGCCGCCACGGCGCTGGGGCTCACGCGCATCCAGGTGCGGCGGCGGGAGTTCGGGTTGAAGTCCAGGCTGCTCGGGTTCCTCCAATCGAAGGGGTACCTGGAGGACCTGGAGACGCAGGGCTGGAGCTTCTTCAGGCGGCGGGGTGCACGATGA
- a CDS encoding POTRA domain-containing protein: protein MLLLVCALPAVAADADDAPPSVMAVELHLPEGVASDGLSALVTLRKGQALTPGAVRRSVEQLFATGRFADVVATTQDVPGGVRLVFQLTPLPQLAQVTVRGNRVLTTGELLEASGLLEGGPLDPEELDTAAASVREAYQRKGYDAVSVQVEEQPVPAGGVAVTLVVEEGKPTRVRQVTFSGSPALPLPRLVEALGMKPGEVFDRARLDLGLERLRVLLREGRHWRAWVGPPTVVVEDSEASVAVPLAAGPAFQLRFTGTRHFPDSLLTRVVGYDGEEALDESVAARLGRRLEAFYRRRGFHDVRVRALEMIRPDGDLAVLGFQVEEGAPLRVTEVRFHGNAAVSSEALRAQLTNQVAVGETWPELDLPMREDPLETEGRGRRQGTSVVSPPDPSTVYVEDLWLEAVDAMTTAYREQGFASALVTFRGLKVDMVRHTAEADFDVEEGPRALLRDTAFEGLPPEVDPSWVTVMLPRDTPLSFERVEQAQAALERGLGREGYLFARVSNEVSVDGVGTSARVAFRVDAGPRVHVGQVLLQGLKRSDPDVVLAQLDLKPGAPLSVEALADAQRRLSRLGLFRQAEISLADPNRREASKDVLVTVQERPRIDGEVSGGYFLVDGPRITLDTAWRNLDGRGLNLLARGKVNYAGASAEALSSSRLPAGCDTGELSGEACETDLDGLSGLGGRGNLALSQPRLSFLAPQEIGARLDLIGERVHRPSYLSTRFAAVVGADWALASWVNVSLQYELENNRLRSRAGVLELVNRADQERLRYPYGDFALHSLRPSATLDFRDDPANPRRGMVLTTSVEFMRGISVHPTDVAGNRVPEFPIDGVKLSGSVSAYAPLGRRASVAVSARAGTIVPLTQGSQNIGSKLFYLGGSSSLRGFREDGVLPQDVREVLHQRLAACRAVITPAGCPDDLKAVISGQVPASQGGELYTLGKAELRVPAVAAVDLGLFFEVGNLWQDRTLFDPKVLRYAAGVGLRYVTPVGPLAFDVGFNLDRDEALNEAPTQFHFSIGTF, encoded by the coding sequence GTGCTGCTCCTCGTGTGCGCGCTGCCCGCCGTCGCCGCGGACGCTGACGACGCCCCTCCCAGCGTGATGGCGGTGGAGCTGCACCTGCCGGAGGGCGTGGCCTCCGACGGCCTGTCGGCGCTCGTCACCCTGCGCAAGGGCCAGGCGCTGACGCCGGGCGCGGTGCGCCGGTCGGTGGAGCAGCTGTTCGCCACGGGGCGCTTCGCGGACGTGGTGGCCACCACGCAGGACGTGCCCGGGGGCGTGCGGCTCGTCTTCCAGCTCACGCCGCTGCCCCAGCTGGCCCAGGTGACGGTGCGGGGCAACCGCGTGCTCACGACGGGCGAATTGCTGGAGGCGAGCGGCCTCCTGGAGGGCGGGCCGTTGGACCCGGAGGAGCTGGACACGGCGGCGGCCTCCGTGCGCGAGGCCTACCAGCGCAAGGGCTATGACGCCGTCTCCGTCCAGGTGGAGGAGCAGCCGGTGCCCGCGGGCGGCGTGGCGGTGACGCTGGTGGTGGAGGAGGGCAAGCCCACCCGCGTGCGGCAGGTGACGTTCTCCGGCAGCCCCGCGCTGCCCCTGCCTCGGCTCGTGGAGGCGCTGGGGATGAAGCCCGGGGAGGTGTTCGACCGGGCGCGGCTGGACCTGGGCCTGGAGCGGCTGCGGGTGCTCCTGCGCGAGGGCCGGCACTGGCGTGCGTGGGTGGGGCCTCCCACCGTCGTCGTCGAGGACAGCGAGGCGTCCGTGGCGGTGCCGCTGGCGGCGGGGCCGGCCTTCCAGCTGCGCTTCACGGGCACCCGCCACTTCCCGGACTCGCTGCTGACGCGCGTGGTGGGCTACGACGGCGAGGAGGCGCTGGACGAGTCCGTGGCGGCGCGGCTCGGCCGGCGGCTGGAGGCGTTCTACCGGCGGCGGGGCTTCCACGACGTGCGCGTGCGGGCGCTGGAGATGATCCGCCCGGACGGCGACCTGGCGGTGCTGGGCTTCCAGGTGGAGGAGGGCGCCCCGCTGCGGGTGACGGAGGTGCGCTTCCACGGCAACGCGGCGGTGTCGTCGGAGGCGCTGCGCGCGCAGCTCACCAATCAGGTGGCGGTGGGGGAGACGTGGCCGGAGCTGGACCTGCCCATGCGCGAGGATCCGCTGGAGACCGAGGGGCGCGGGCGCCGCCAAGGCACCAGCGTGGTGTCCCCGCCGGACCCGTCCACGGTGTACGTGGAGGACCTGTGGCTGGAGGCCGTGGACGCGATGACGACGGCCTACCGCGAGCAGGGCTTCGCCTCCGCGCTGGTGACCTTCCGCGGCCTCAAGGTGGACATGGTGCGCCACACGGCGGAGGCGGACTTCGACGTGGAGGAGGGCCCCCGGGCCCTGCTGCGCGACACCGCCTTCGAAGGCCTCCCGCCGGAGGTGGACCCGTCGTGGGTGACGGTGATGCTGCCCCGGGACACGCCGCTGAGCTTCGAGCGGGTGGAGCAGGCCCAGGCCGCGCTGGAGCGGGGGCTGGGCCGCGAGGGCTACCTCTTCGCGCGCGTGAGCAACGAGGTGTCGGTGGACGGGGTGGGCACCTCCGCGCGGGTGGCGTTCCGCGTGGATGCCGGGCCCCGCGTGCACGTGGGGCAGGTGCTGCTCCAGGGCCTGAAGCGCTCGGATCCGGACGTGGTGCTGGCGCAGTTGGACTTGAAGCCCGGGGCGCCCCTGTCGGTGGAGGCGCTGGCGGACGCGCAGCGGCGTCTGTCGCGGCTGGGGCTGTTCCGTCAGGCGGAGATCTCCCTGGCGGACCCCAACCGGCGCGAGGCCTCCAAGGACGTGCTGGTGACGGTGCAGGAGCGCCCGCGCATCGACGGCGAGGTGTCCGGCGGCTACTTCCTGGTGGACGGTCCGCGCATCACGCTGGACACGGCCTGGCGCAACCTGGATGGGCGGGGCCTGAACCTGCTGGCGCGCGGCAAGGTGAACTACGCGGGAGCGAGCGCGGAGGCGCTGTCGTCCTCGAGGCTGCCGGCCGGGTGTGACACGGGGGAGCTGTCGGGCGAGGCGTGCGAAACCGACCTGGACGGCCTCAGCGGCCTGGGCGGACGCGGCAACCTGGCGCTGTCGCAGCCCCGGCTGTCCTTCCTGGCGCCGCAGGAGATTGGCGCCCGCCTGGACCTGATTGGCGAGCGCGTGCATCGGCCGTCGTACCTGTCCACGCGGTTCGCGGCGGTGGTGGGCGCGGACTGGGCGCTGGCGTCGTGGGTGAACGTGTCGCTCCAGTACGAACTGGAGAACAACCGGCTGCGCTCGCGCGCGGGCGTGCTGGAGTTGGTGAACCGCGCGGACCAGGAGCGGCTGCGCTACCCGTATGGTGACTTCGCGCTGCACTCGCTCCGGCCGTCCGCGACGCTGGACTTCCGGGACGACCCGGCCAACCCCCGGCGGGGCATGGTGCTCACCACCAGCGTGGAGTTCATGCGCGGCATCAGCGTGCACCCCACGGACGTCGCGGGCAACCGCGTGCCGGAGTTCCCCATCGACGGGGTGAAGCTGTCGGGCAGCGTCAGCGCGTACGCGCCGCTGGGCCGCCGCGCGAGCGTGGCGGTGAGCGCCCGGGCGGGCACCATCGTGCCGCTGACGCAGGGCTCGCAGAACATCGGCTCCAAGCTGTTCTACCTGGGCGGTTCGTCCAGCCTGCGCGGCTTCCGGGAAGACGGCGTGCTGCCGCAGGACGTGCGCGAGGTGCTCCACCAGCGGCTGGCCGCGTGCCGCGCGGTGATCACGCCCGCGGGCTGTCCGGATGACCTGAAGGCGGTGATCTCCGGCCAGGTGCCCGCCAGCCAGGGCGGCGAGCTGTACACGCTGGGCAAGGCGGAGCTGCGCGTGCCCGCGGTGGCGGCGGTGGACCTGGGCCTGTTCTTCGAGGTGGGCAACCTGTGGCAGGACCGCACCCTCTTCGACCCCAAGGTGCTGCGCTACGCGGCGGGCGTGGGCCTGCGCTACGTGACGCCCGTGGGCCCGCTGGCCTTCGACGTGGGCTTCAACCTGGACCGCGACGAGGCGCTCAACGAAGCCCCCACGCAGTTCCACTTCAGCATCGGTACGTTCTGA
- a CDS encoding translocation/assembly module TamB domain-containing protein, producing the protein MLLVVSGSILLLRQPFTWDAACTVARRNLPALLGLDVGIGRCELDPLGSRVVLRGVSVFAPGSDTPLFAADEAEVGLGFLSPLSRRFVLGHVSVRHPRVTLDLSQPSPAPPTEDGTCPLTPLERVGVGRMSISGAEVRLKLPEGRSVEVENLDVGWVERWGVMELEVGARQGVVRLGAGGEELALGQLAFVGALDPDEGLLDVERAEVTLDDITATVSGRVETLCHPTLALDAQVFLPMRTLSQAKLLPRPATGHLWTRLSLSGKPAALVVGADVSASNLAYEEYGPLSLTARLSYAGDRVRVESLEAPLGGGRVKLSGALRLTPELPVELTLQTEDASFGRILERAGVAGSWVDFPATANAHLTGTLLPRPSLSGPLDLRTGPFTLATRAFDAPARSGKTLLTFARGHAQTSVKLQGDRVSFSRLTVESGRSRVHGEVTLYFDTSRGLDIQGTGDVELSDFGHIAELPWAGRGSVNYSVVGPYSDVKVDASLSLRDFVFWGFNLGVTQGKLSYSNGVLAFPSLTGQKGRTQYFGKGALTFARLLHLRLDLNVPQGRTEDLVDLVAGLSPSIAVIQGQFGGAASGRVEIDSPLEKLEGLVAFDLKDTTYLGRRLGAGAARLRFVDGREMVLERTVLDGRLGRTWVEGSFAFAGDLDYRFGGENLSLAEAVGPETAEAMGIQGTLALAGTVAGTADRPDIRATLKGPRITFASRDLGAMDLALHQDGKALRITGHPFRDAQGSLSMTVKEPYLFESTLDLLLPEIRPLLPQVPALAGVTGMLAGRVTLQGPLLQPDAYQVAATVRDLTLARGDLRGRNQAPIVLAYAGGRLDVQPFRFSGASVDVTLGGWMSRSRMNMSLREGRMDVRLLEPLLPGMERVGGQLRVDAEATGSLDAPSVVGTAELSDVRLSMRDLPLTVRAMSGRLEMTGQRVLLEHLQAQVNEGQVSARGDIRLERFVPKRLALTLQLDAVPYRMTEDLPLTVSGLLQVVGPPTGPTVTGGLDIVKLRYQKPLDIESLLKTMQKKPSLAVGGGGERARDAFFTWDVNVHFGDVRVDNNLAKARLLGDVRLTGTDVKPGLLGRVEAAEGSQAFFRNNLFTIEQGQLEFRDASGIDPVFEVQAQTQVREFVVKLHAFGRPANPLIVLSSEPVLTEGDILSLLTLGVTSADKDTAASASYGLAAEALFNVSGLDRQVRRFLPSNPVLRDLSLQIATTYNDATRQAEPTAQLESKFLSEQLKIGMTQPVSGRGTRARAEYRFDDRLSAQAQWDNENSQASFGNLGLELKLGWEVE; encoded by the coding sequence ATGCTCCTCGTCGTGTCGGGGAGCATCCTGCTGTTGCGCCAGCCGTTCACCTGGGACGCCGCCTGCACGGTGGCGCGCCGGAACCTGCCGGCCCTGCTGGGCCTGGACGTGGGCATCGGCCGGTGCGAGCTGGATCCGCTGGGCTCGCGCGTGGTGCTGCGCGGCGTGTCGGTGTTCGCGCCCGGTTCGGACACGCCGCTGTTCGCCGCGGACGAGGCGGAGGTGGGGCTGGGCTTCCTGTCGCCCCTGTCGCGCCGCTTCGTGCTGGGCCACGTGAGCGTGCGCCATCCGCGCGTGACGTTGGACCTGTCCCAGCCTTCGCCCGCCCCACCCACCGAGGACGGGACGTGCCCGCTCACGCCGCTGGAGCGCGTGGGCGTGGGGCGCATGAGCATCAGCGGCGCGGAGGTGCGGCTCAAGCTGCCCGAGGGCCGGAGCGTGGAGGTGGAGAACCTCGACGTGGGGTGGGTGGAGCGCTGGGGCGTGATGGAGCTGGAGGTGGGCGCGCGCCAGGGCGTGGTGCGCCTGGGCGCGGGCGGCGAGGAGCTGGCGCTGGGACAGCTGGCCTTCGTGGGCGCGTTGGATCCGGACGAGGGGCTGCTGGACGTGGAGCGCGCGGAGGTGACGCTCGACGACATCACCGCCACGGTGTCCGGCCGGGTGGAGACGCTGTGCCACCCCACGCTCGCGCTGGACGCGCAGGTGTTCCTGCCGATGCGCACGCTGTCGCAGGCGAAGCTGCTGCCTCGGCCCGCCACCGGCCACCTGTGGACGCGCCTGTCGCTGTCCGGGAAGCCCGCCGCGCTGGTGGTGGGCGCGGACGTGTCCGCGAGCAACCTGGCGTATGAGGAATACGGGCCGCTGAGCCTCACCGCGCGCCTGTCGTACGCGGGGGACCGCGTGCGCGTGGAGTCGCTGGAGGCCCCCCTGGGTGGGGGCCGCGTGAAGCTGTCCGGCGCGCTCAGGTTGACGCCGGAGCTGCCGGTGGAGCTGACGCTCCAGACGGAGGACGCGTCGTTCGGCCGCATCCTGGAGCGCGCGGGCGTGGCCGGCTCCTGGGTGGACTTCCCCGCGACGGCGAACGCGCACCTCACCGGAACGCTCCTGCCCCGGCCTTCGCTGTCCGGGCCGTTGGACCTGCGCACCGGCCCCTTCACGCTGGCCACGCGCGCGTTCGACGCCCCGGCGCGCTCCGGCAAGACGCTGCTCACCTTCGCCAGGGGCCACGCGCAGACGAGCGTGAAGCTGCAGGGCGACCGCGTGTCCTTCTCCCGCCTCACGGTGGAGTCCGGCAGGTCGCGCGTGCACGGCGAGGTGACGCTCTACTTCGACACCTCGCGCGGCCTGGACATCCAGGGCACCGGGGACGTGGAGCTGTCGGACTTCGGCCACATCGCGGAGCTGCCGTGGGCCGGGCGCGGGTCGGTGAACTACTCCGTCGTCGGGCCGTACTCGGACGTGAAGGTGGACGCGTCGCTGTCGCTGCGCGACTTCGTCTTCTGGGGCTTCAACCTGGGCGTGACGCAGGGGAAGCTGTCGTACTCCAACGGCGTCCTGGCGTTCCCCTCGCTCACCGGCCAGAAGGGGCGCACGCAGTACTTTGGCAAGGGCGCGCTCACGTTCGCGCGGCTGCTGCACCTGCGCCTGGACCTGAACGTGCCGCAGGGGCGCACCGAGGACCTGGTGGACCTGGTGGCGGGCCTGAGCCCGTCCATCGCGGTGATCCAGGGGCAGTTCGGGGGCGCGGCGTCCGGGCGCGTGGAGATCGACAGTCCGCTGGAGAAGCTGGAGGGGCTGGTGGCCTTCGACCTGAAGGACACCACGTACCTGGGGCGGCGGCTGGGCGCGGGCGCCGCGCGGCTGCGCTTCGTGGACGGCCGGGAGATGGTGCTGGAGCGCACCGTGCTGGACGGCCGGCTGGGGCGCACCTGGGTGGAGGGCTCCTTCGCCTTCGCGGGCGACCTGGACTACCGCTTCGGTGGGGAGAACCTGTCGCTCGCGGAGGCCGTGGGCCCGGAGACCGCGGAGGCCATGGGCATCCAGGGCACGCTGGCGCTCGCGGGCACCGTGGCGGGCACGGCGGACAGGCCGGACATCCGCGCCACGCTGAAGGGCCCGCGCATCACCTTCGCGTCGCGCGACCTGGGCGCCATGGACCTGGCGCTGCACCAGGACGGCAAGGCGCTGCGCATCACCGGCCACCCCTTCCGCGACGCGCAGGGCTCCCTGTCCATGACGGTGAAGGAGCCCTACCTCTTCGAGTCCACGCTGGACCTGCTGCTGCCCGAAATCCGTCCGCTGCTGCCCCAGGTGCCGGCGCTGGCGGGCGTCACCGGGATGCTCGCGGGGCGGGTGACGTTGCAGGGCCCGCTGCTGCAACCGGACGCGTACCAGGTGGCGGCCACGGTGCGGGATTTGACGCTGGCCCGGGGCGACCTGCGCGGGCGCAATCAGGCGCCCATCGTGCTGGCCTACGCCGGGGGCCGGCTGGACGTGCAGCCCTTCCGCTTCAGTGGCGCGTCGGTGGACGTGACGCTGGGCGGGTGGATGAGCAGGAGCCGGATGAACATGAGCCTGCGCGAGGGCCGCATGGACGTGCGGCTGCTGGAGCCGCTGCTGCCGGGCATGGAGCGCGTGGGCGGCCAGCTGCGCGTGGACGCGGAGGCCACCGGCTCGCTGGACGCGCCGTCGGTGGTGGGCACCGCGGAGCTGTCCGACGTGCGGCTGTCCATGCGCGACCTGCCGCTCACCGTGCGCGCCATGTCCGGCCGCCTGGAGATGACGGGCCAGCGCGTGCTGCTGGAGCACCTGCAGGCCCAGGTCAACGAGGGGCAGGTGTCCGCGCGCGGCGACATCCGGCTGGAGCGCTTCGTGCCCAAGCGGCTGGCGCTGACGCTGCAACTGGACGCGGTGCCGTACCGGATGACGGAGGACCTGCCGCTCACCGTGTCCGGCCTGTTGCAGGTGGTGGGGCCGCCCACTGGGCCCACCGTCACGGGCGGGCTGGACATCGTGAAGCTGCGCTACCAGAAGCCGCTGGACATCGAATCGCTGCTCAAGACGATGCAGAAGAAGCCGTCGCTCGCGGTGGGCGGCGGCGGTGAGCGCGCGCGGGACGCCTTCTTCACCTGGGACGTCAACGTGCACTTCGGCGACGTGCGCGTGGACAACAACCTGGCGAAGGCGCGGCTGTTGGGCGACGTGCGGCTCACCGGCACGGACGTGAAGCCGGGCCTGCTGGGCCGGGTGGAGGCGGCGGAGGGCAGCCAGGCGTTCTTCCGCAACAACCTCTTCACCATCGAGCAGGGGCAGCTGGAGTTCCGGGACGCGTCCGGCATCGACCCCGTGTTCGAGGTGCAGGCCCAGACGCAGGTGCGCGAGTTCGTGGTGAAGCTGCACGCGTTCGGCCGGCCGGCCAACCCCCTCATCGTGCTGTCGTCGGAGCCGGTGCTGACCGAAGGCGACATCCTGTCGCTCTTGACGCTGGGGGTGACGAGCGCGGACAAGGACACGGCGGCGTCGGCGAGCTACGGTCTGGCGGCGGAGGCCCTCTTCAACGTTTCCGGCCTGGACCGGCAGGTGCGCCGCTTCCTGCCCAGCAACCCCGTCCTCAGGGATTTGTCCCTGCAGATCGCCACCACCTACAACGACGCCACCCGGCAAGCGGAGCCCACCGCACAACTGGAGTCGAAGTTCCTCTCCGAGCAGCTTAAAATCGGGATGACCCAACCGGTGAGTGGGCGTGGTACCCGGGCACGCGCTGAGTATCGCTTCGACGACCGTCTTTCCGCACAGGCCCAGTGGGACAACGAGAACAGCCAGGCGTCGTTCGGAAACCTCGGGCTCGAGCTGAAGCTGGGCTGGGAGGTCGAGTAG
- a CDS encoding lysophospholipid acyltransferase family protein — translation MFYACVRVVVALALRLFYRVKVNAPAEAPSGPVLFVGNHPNGLIDPALVFILTPRKVTFLAKAPLFKLPVIGWLLKGLDALPVYRKQDDPAQMGRNEGTLDAAKGALVKGRAITLFPEGKSHSEPELAELKTGAARIALNAAREGAAVRIVPVGLTYAEKNVFRSEVLIDQGAPIDVTAFLPADAQVATEQESVRALTERVAEGLRAVTLNLEQWEDLPVVRVAEQLYAFRQGGALDAERLRLWARGVRLFRTQEPERYERLRLHLSSFRHRMALVQVTRPEELSVRYRAGNVAPFVVKTLLTLVFGLPLFAAGLLLFGLPYPVPRMAAKSAELDVQATVKFLTALVLSAVWWALLTGAAALWGGWTWGLTTFVLVPPLALFTLYFAERWDGIRHDLGMFFTLGNRQRLRARLLAEGERLAGEVERLAEAYRPQLQSPAPSSVTK, via the coding sequence GTGTTCTACGCGTGTGTACGGGTGGTGGTGGCGCTGGCCCTGCGGCTCTTCTACCGGGTGAAGGTGAATGCCCCGGCGGAGGCGCCCTCCGGGCCGGTGCTCTTCGTGGGCAACCATCCGAACGGGCTCATCGACCCGGCGCTGGTGTTCATCCTCACGCCGCGCAAGGTGACGTTCCTGGCCAAGGCGCCGCTGTTCAAGCTGCCCGTCATCGGCTGGCTGCTCAAGGGCCTGGACGCGCTGCCGGTGTACCGCAAGCAGGACGACCCGGCGCAGATGGGGCGCAACGAGGGCACCCTGGACGCGGCCAAGGGGGCGCTCGTGAAGGGGCGCGCCATCACGCTCTTCCCGGAGGGCAAGAGCCACTCGGAGCCGGAGCTCGCGGAGCTGAAGACGGGCGCGGCGCGCATCGCGCTCAACGCCGCGCGCGAGGGCGCCGCGGTGCGCATCGTCCCGGTGGGGCTCACCTACGCGGAGAAGAACGTCTTTCGCAGCGAGGTGCTCATCGACCAGGGGGCGCCCATCGACGTGACGGCCTTCCTGCCGGCGGACGCGCAGGTGGCGACGGAGCAGGAGTCGGTGCGCGCGCTGACGGAGCGGGTGGCGGAGGGGCTGCGCGCGGTGACGCTGAACCTGGAGCAGTGGGAGGACCTGCCGGTGGTGCGGGTGGCGGAGCAGCTCTACGCCTTCCGCCAGGGGGGCGCGCTGGACGCGGAGCGGCTGCGGTTGTGGGCGCGTGGGGTGCGGCTGTTCCGCACGCAGGAGCCGGAGCGCTACGAGCGCCTGCGGCTGCACCTGTCCTCGTTCCGCCACCGGATGGCGCTGGTGCAGGTGACGCGGCCGGAGGAGCTGTCGGTGCGGTACCGGGCCGGCAACGTGGCGCCCTTCGTGGTGAAGACGCTGCTGACGCTGGTGTTCGGGCTGCCGCTGTTCGCGGCGGGGCTCCTGCTGTTCGGACTGCCGTACCCGGTGCCCCGCATGGCGGCGAAGAGCGCGGAGCTGGACGTGCAGGCCACGGTGAAGTTTCTCACCGCGCTGGTGCTGTCGGCGGTGTGGTGGGCGCTGCTCACCGGCGCCGCGGCGCTGTGGGGCGGGTGGACGTGGGGGCTGACGACGTTCGTGCTGGTGCCGCCGCTGGCGCTCTTCACGCTGTACTTCGCGGAGCGCTGGGACGGCATCCGCCACGACCTGGGGATGTTCTTCACGCTGGGCAACCGGCAGCGGCTGCGGGCCCGGCTGCTGGCGGAGGGCGAGCGGCTGGCGGGCGAGGTGGAGCGGCTGGCGGAGGCGTACCGGCCGCAGCTCCAGTCGCCCGCTCCCTCCTCCGTGACGAAGTAG
- a CDS encoding NAD(P)/FAD-dependent oxidoreductase, with protein MAYDVVIVGGGPAGLNAALYLGRARRAVLLCDAGTPRNAAATHMHGYGSRDGIPPPEFRRISREQLQHYKNVEVRDTRVGSAEPYGGGFRVALGDGTTVEARRILVAVGMVDVMLDIPGYKELWGPSIFQCPFCHGWEVQDEAFGVLATEPAYLDYAIVVQGWSRDVTVFTHGSFTVPPEQRERLLHLGMRLEERKIRALHGKDGRLAEVELEDGTRVPRRILFSAPPQRQPELVTRLGLALDEQGYVKVNGVGETSLPGIFAAGDTTTRLQAAVMAASAGAVAGAMLNHGLAMEDADRSYTAATGKPPPAKQKPH; from the coding sequence ATGGCTTACGACGTCGTGATTGTGGGTGGGGGCCCCGCGGGGCTCAACGCCGCGCTGTACCTGGGACGCGCGCGCCGCGCGGTGCTGCTCTGTGACGCGGGCACGCCGCGCAACGCGGCCGCGACGCACATGCACGGCTACGGTTCACGCGACGGCATCCCGCCCCCGGAGTTCCGCCGCATCAGCCGCGAGCAGCTCCAGCACTACAAGAACGTGGAGGTGCGGGACACGCGGGTGGGCTCCGCGGAGCCGTACGGCGGAGGCTTCCGCGTGGCGCTGGGGGATGGCACCACGGTGGAGGCCCGGCGCATCCTGGTGGCGGTGGGCATGGTGGACGTCATGTTGGACATCCCCGGCTACAAGGAGCTGTGGGGGCCCAGCATCTTCCAGTGCCCGTTCTGCCACGGCTGGGAGGTCCAGGACGAAGCCTTCGGGGTGCTGGCCACGGAGCCCGCGTACCTGGACTACGCCATCGTCGTGCAGGGCTGGTCCCGCGACGTGACCGTCTTCACCCACGGCTCCTTCACGGTGCCACCCGAGCAGCGCGAGCGACTGCTGCACCTGGGCATGCGCCTGGAGGAGCGGAAGATCCGCGCGCTCCACGGCAAGGACGGCCGGCTCGCGGAGGTGGAGCTGGAGGATGGAACGCGCGTGCCCCGGCGGATTTTGTTCTCCGCCCCGCCGCAGCGCCAACCGGAGCTCGTCACGCGGCTGGGGCTCGCGCTGGATGAGCAGGGCTACGTGAAGGTGAACGGGGTGGGAGAGACGTCCCTGCCGGGCATCTTCGCGGCGGGGGACACCACGACGCGCCTGCAGGCGGCCGTCATGGCGGCCAGCGCGGGCGCCGTCGCCGGGGCCATGCTGAACCACGGCCTCGCCATGGAGGACGCGGATCGCAGCTACACGGCCGCGACAGGGAAGCCGCCTCCGGCGAAGCAGAAGCCGCATTGA
- a CDS encoding putative Ig domain-containing protein: protein MRTLRATLLGALLLAVQACSFAPDLSRFAACDAPGGCPSGTSCLASENRCLPACGEGRQCDPSVNEEDAGTEQDGGTTADAGTEDAGTVDAGSVDAGMEDAGSADAGTTPDAGPPALALESTLLLGGTETVFYSAQLQARGGTPPYTFNATAQFPAGFSLGTGGLLSGIPSRAGDIFFPVEVIDSSTPVKRASGSLRLGVRSVLRLAGPAPLADAPRRNPYTETASATGGKAPYRFALAPEQSLPAGLTMTANGGFEGTTEQDGMQTFTLVVTDSDTPPQSATRTLSIAIADVTAFVKLLSRGVPDGRVGSDYAYVFQTISGTNSFTWSIKDGALPPGILLDRQKGVLSGKPTVAGDFTFMLGVQDLLGSTQQSYTLHVD, encoded by the coding sequence ATGAGGACGCTCCGGGCCACGTTGCTCGGCGCCCTGCTCCTTGCCGTGCAGGCCTGCTCGTTCGCGCCGGACCTGTCGCGCTTCGCCGCGTGTGACGCGCCGGGCGGCTGTCCCTCCGGGACCTCGTGCCTCGCCTCGGAGAACCGCTGCCTGCCGGCGTGTGGCGAAGGGCGCCAGTGCGACCCGTCCGTCAATGAGGAGGACGCGGGCACGGAGCAGGATGGCGGCACCACGGCGGACGCGGGCACGGAGGACGCGGGCACCGTGGATGCGGGCTCAGTGGATGCGGGCATGGAGGACGCGGGCTCGGCGGACGCGGGCACGACGCCTGACGCGGGCCCCCCCGCGCTCGCCCTGGAGTCCACCCTCCTGCTGGGGGGCACCGAGACCGTCTTCTACTCCGCGCAGCTCCAGGCCCGGGGCGGAACGCCGCCCTACACGTTCAACGCCACGGCGCAGTTCCCGGCGGGCTTCTCGCTCGGCACCGGAGGCCTGCTCAGCGGCATCCCTTCGCGCGCGGGAGACATCTTCTTCCCGGTGGAAGTCATCGACTCAAGCACTCCGGTGAAGCGCGCCAGCGGCAGCTTGAGGCTGGGAGTCCGGTCCGTGCTGCGCCTCGCGGGGCCCGCGCCGCTCGCGGATGCGCCCCGGAGGAATCCCTACACCGAGACCGCCTCCGCCACCGGAGGCAAGGCACCGTACCGCTTCGCCCTCGCGCCGGAGCAGTCGCTGCCGGCGGGGCTGACGATGACGGCGAACGGCGGCTTCGAGGGCACCACGGAGCAAGACGGGATGCAGACCTTCACGCTGGTCGTGACGGACAGCGACACGCCGCCCCAGAGCGCCACCCGCACGCTCTCCATCGCCATCGCGGACGTCACGGCGTTCGTCAAGCTGCTCTCGCGCGGCGTGCCCGACGGTCGCGTCGGCTCCGACTACGCCTACGTCTTCCAGACCATCAGCGGCACCAACTCGTTCACCTGGAGCATCAAGGACGGGGCGCTGCCTCCGGGCATCCTCCTGGACAGGCAGAAAGGCGTGCTCTCCGGCAAGCCCACGGTCGCGGGCGACTTCACCTTCATGCTCGGCGTGCAGGACCTGCTGGGCAGCACCCAGCAGAGCTACACGCTCCACGTGGACTGA